The window GACCCGCTTGAACTCGTCCGATTTCTTCTTGTCGTCGACCGTGACGAGTTCGTCGTCGGTCAGCTTGGTGATCGTCAACACTTCGGTCTTTTCCTTCTCCCCTTCCTTGAACGACACCGTCAGCTTGGTCTCGCCGTCCAGCTTCCACGTCCCGTCGACCTTGTCGGCCTTGCCCTTGATCGAAAAGCTCATCTTCAGCTTGCCTTCCTTTTCGAAACTGATTCGCGCGTCCAGGTCGGGCGGGAGTTGTTCGTCGGACTTGGACAGCTTCCAGGTTCCGATGAGCTTCTCGGCGTTCTT is drawn from Fimbriiglobus ruber and contains these coding sequences:
- a CDS encoding lipocalin family protein produces the protein MIRIAVVMSAFLGLVTATAALADDKSKNAEKLIGTWKLSKSDEQLPPDLDARISFEKEGKLKMSFSIKGKADKVDGTWKLDGETKLTVSFKEGEKEKTEVLTITKLTDDELVTVDDKKKSDEFKRVKEEKKEK